One Epinephelus lanceolatus isolate andai-2023 chromosome 17, ASM4190304v1, whole genome shotgun sequence genomic window carries:
- the LOC144458339 gene encoding uncharacterized protein LOC144458339, producing MHKHFHISSQDQDRQKQTAVVLLNSNGKTCQGSGGISVTTLCADTLLASKHAKQRDWLSLLRPSSVNIHPGGSLRFSVSLNDVGQRVDSLCRGLHFIDRTCSEGELELKPESAQPPASDRRAHTLDSKLAAAPTQNQASTRTHPHLVPSFTNNYKYMLSTPPANCPPYDSATVAPPPPLSHTHHLHPHHSPSGNFLRLLLPFSRSSTSASLQCSELGSYASHLHKSSSVLLEGSESGFPVEDLLGDDDVFEEDQPSPAPKGTGQLETPETVTATGTGALLAPLCYMDEDSDLDCCPSPLSEKTGPLSPYSFSGDWCRWVTVWMV from the coding sequence atgcacaaacactttCACATCAGCAGTCAGGATCAGGACCGTCAGAAGCAGACCGCAGTGGTTCTGTTGAACTCAAACGGTAAAACCTGTCAAGGTTCAGGAGGTATTTCAGTGACCACCCTCTGCGCAGACACCCTACTAGCCTCCAAACACGCCAAACAACGAGACTGGCTCTCACTGCTCCGCCCGTCCTCAGTCAACATCCACCCTGGCGGCTCGCTAAGGttttctgtgtctttaaacGATGTGGGCCAACGCGTGGACAGTCTTTGTCGTGGTCTGCACTTTATAGACCGCACCTGCTCCGAGGGAGAACTGGAGCTAAAGCCCGAGTCAGCTCAGCCACCCGCCTCGGATCGAAGGGCACACACACTCGACAGCAAGCTGGCTGCGGCTCCCACACAAAATCAAGCCTCAACACGCACCCACCCCCACCTGGTCCCCTCCTTCACCAACAACTACAAATACATGTTGAGCACCCCTCCTGCTAATTGTCCCCCATATGACTCTGCCACAGtcgcccctcctcctcctctttcccacacccaccacctccaccctcACCACTCCCCAAGTGGCAACTTCCTccgtctcctcctccccttctctcGATCCTCTACCTCGGCCAGCCTGCAGTGCTCTGAGCTGGGCAGCTACGCCTCTCACCTCCACAAGTCCTCTAGCGTCCTGCTAGAAGGCAGCGAGTCAGGGTTCCCTGTCGAGGATCTACTGGGAGATGACGATGTGTTTGAGGAGGACCAGCCCAGTCCAGCTCCAAAGGGAACGGGCCAGCTGGAAACCCCAGAAACAGTCACTGCAACTGGGACAGGAGCTCTTCTAGCCCCCCTGTGCTATATGGATGAGGACAGCGACTTGGACTGCTGCCCGTCCCctttgtcagagaaaactggGCCACTCTCACCCTATTCATTCTCTGGAGACTGGTGCAGGTGGGTGACTGTCTGGATGGTGTAA